CGTTACAAGCCCCCGCGTTTCCACATATCCGTATGAATCCATCTATCTATCACCTTCTTGTCTACTCGGAAGCATCTTCCAAATATTTTACAAGCTCCTCAATTCCTTCGTTTTCATAAGAACTTACAACAAAAACTTGTTCAGCTCCTGCATTTTCCAATATTTCACAAGCCTTTTTCACATCTCCGCCCAAATCAGATTTAGTTACAATTCCAATTACAGGCTTTGTAAAAGCTGTCGAAAATCCTGGCGGAAACACATTATGCTCTTCGTCACACGCTTGTACCATTCCGATAACATCACAATCATACGAGCTTACAATCAGCGCTTTGTAAAGCATTCTATTTTCCATATATTCGCCTGGAGTGTCAAGTATGTCGTTAGAATACGTTAACATTTGAGTTTTTTCATATTTTATATCCAGTCCATGTATTCTCTGAGTCAGTGTTGTTTTACCGCACATGGATTTCCCTATTAAAAGTATTCTTTTCAATTTTATGACCTCGTTATTTGAGTTATGCTAAATTTTAATATATTTGCAAAGTAGGAAACTACTTCATTTACAGCAGCTTCTACGCTACCTACATCTCCGCTTATTACAACGGATCCTGTAAATCTGTCAACAAATCCTATTTCAACTCCAGCACTTTTCGTAGCCAGATCCG
This is a stretch of genomic DNA from Leptotrichia hofstadii. It encodes these proteins:
- a CDS encoding EutP/PduV family microcompartment system protein, whose amino-acid sequence is MKRILLIGKSMCGKTTLTQRIHGLDIKYEKTQMLTYSNDILDTPGEYMENRMLYKALIVSSYDCDVIGMVQACDEEHNVFPPGFSTAFTKPVIGIVTKSDLGGDVKKACEILENAGAEQVFVVSSYENEGIEELVKYLEDASE